The Sebastes umbrosus isolate fSebUmb1 chromosome 19, fSebUmb1.pri, whole genome shotgun sequence genome has a segment encoding these proteins:
- the si:dkey-242g16.2 gene encoding protein phosphatase 1 regulatory subunit 3C-B codes for MNCAKVLHALGSHPQPAVMPVDLARCLSLSQRQPLNQLMSMALLKPAQRRYQPTDCPPRTHSPRPSSSSPPLSSPPSQPSSPVPSSPRSCFRRDSGGLTKKHVVFADAKGLALTAVRLFIPEPSSPASTLMMKPSLARLQGQQWTSNKLPRYKLRLGFPQPTLDFKAFHARLRDTCVQLESCNISEHTLSGKVRVSHASIDKAVHVLVTFDSWRSHHDIPCTFLHQQRYGGADMDVFAFDLSLPKNIDANERVEFWVSFKPGPGATLHLDNNRGQNYKVFVEKDGSDGYQGDGYQGNGYQGDAFRCYTTLSKNQPPSWPSYGPLGTQNSDPQYLQRGLSNRVREWKTIHSPK; via the exons ATGAATTGTGCAAA AGTCCTCCATGCCCTTGGGAGTCACCCCCAGCCAGCTGTGATGCCAGTCGACCTCGCCAGGTGTCTGAGCCTCAGCCAGCGTCAACCTCTTAATCAACTGATGTCCATGGCTCTTCTGAAACCCGCTCAGCGTCGTTATCAGCCGACCGACTGTCCGCCGAGGACACACTCTCCAcgtccctcctcttcttccccccCCTTGTCTTCACCCCCGTCTCAGCCTTCCTCCCCTGTGCCCTCGTCGCCTCGGAGCTGCTTCCGCAGAGACAGCGGCGGTCTGACCAAGAAGCACGTGGTCTTCGCAGACGCCAAGGGATTGGCTCTCACTGCTGTGCGGCTATTCATCCCTGAGCCTTCTTCCCCTGCTTCTACTCTGATGATGAAACCCTCCCTTGCCAGACTGCAAGGCCAACAGTGGACCTCAAACAAACTGCCACGCTACAAGTTGCGGCTGGGATTCCCTCAGCCGACACTTGACTTTAAAGCCTTCCACGCACGACTGAGAGACACGTGCGTGCAGTTGGAGAGCTGCAACATTTCAGAGCACACTTTGAGTGGCAAAGTGCGCGTCTCCCATGCCAGTATTGACAAGGCCGTGCATGTACTGGTGACCTTTGACTCTTGGCGGAGCCACCATGACATTCCCTGCACATTCCTGCATCAGCAGCGCTACGGCGGTGCCGATATGGACGTTTTCGCCTTTGACCTAAGCTTACCAAAGAACATAGATGCAAATGAGCGAGTCGAGTTTTGGGTGTCCTTCAAGCCTGGACCTGGCGCGACGCTACACTTGGACAACAACAGGGGGCAGAATTACAAGGTGTTCGTGGAAAAAGATGGATCAGATGGTTACCAAGGCGATGGGTACCAAGGCAATGGTTATCAAGGCGATGCTTTCCGTTGTTACACCACACTTTCAAAAAATCAGCCACCGTCGTGGCCTTCGTATGGGCCCCTCGGTACGCAGAACTCTGATCCACAGTATCTTCAGAGGGGTTTGTCAAACAGGGTCAGAGAGTGGAAAACCATCCATTCACCTAAGTAG
- the LOC119478372 gene encoding phospholipase A2-like yields the protein MNTLQALFLLAAGLSVAHSMDYRALLQFRAMMLCVMPDSWPVFDYADYGCYCGKGGSGTPVDDLDRCCQVHDQCYTDAIQHPECWPIVNNPYIELYDYTCDAKNKKVTCDSNNNACEMFICECDRKAAECFVVSPWNPDYEHLPGEHCQ from the exons ATGAATACCCTCCAGGCTCTGTTTCTCTTGGCTGCAGGCCTCTCTGTTG CCCACTCAATGGACTACAGGGCACTCCTCCAGTTCAGAGCTATGATGCTGTGCGTGATGCCTGATAGCTGGCCTGTTTTTGACTACGCCGACTACGGCTGCTACTGCGGCAAGGGAGGCTCCGGCACGCCTGTGGATGATCTGGATAG GTGCTGTCAAGTGCATGACCAGTGTTACACTGATGCAATCCAACACCCTGAGTGCTGGCCTATCGTCAACAATCCGTACATCGAGCTCTATGACTACACCTGCGATGCGAAAAACAAGAAAGTCACCTGTGACA GCAATAACAACGCATGTGAGATGTTCATTTGTGAGTGTGACAGGAAGGCCGCAGAGTGTTTCGTCGTATCACCTTGGAACCCTGACTACGAGCACCTCCCCGGCGAACACTGTCAGTAA
- the LOC119478357 gene encoding phospholipase A2-like: protein MYTLQALFLLAAGLSVAHSLDYRALNQFRAMMLCVMPDSWPVFDYADYGCYCGKGGSGTPVDDLDRCCQVHDQCYSDAMQHPECWPIFDNPYTEFYDYSCDEKNKKVTCGNKNTECEMFICECDRKAAECFAVSPWNPEHEHLPGEHC, encoded by the exons ATGTATACCCTCCAGGCTCTGTTTCTCTTGGCTGCAGGCCTCTCTGTTG CCCACTCATTGGACTACAGGGCACTCAACCAGTTCAGAGCTATGATGCTGTGCGTGATGCCTGATAGCTGGCCTGTTTTTGACTACGCTGACTACGGCTGCTACTGCGGCAAGGGAGGCTCCGGCACACCTGTGGATGATCTGGATAG GTGCTGCCAAGTGCATGACCAGTGTTACAGTGACGCTATGCAGCACCCTGAGTGCTGGCCCATCTTCGACAATCCGTACACCGAGTTCTATGACTACAGCTGTGACGAGAAAAACAAGAAGGTCACCTGTGGCA ACAAAAACACCGAATGTGAGATGTTCATCTGTGAGTGTGACAGGAAGGCCGCAGAATGTTTCGCCGTTTCACCTTGGAACCCTGAGCACGAGCACCTGCCCGGCGAACACTGTTAG
- the prkab1a gene encoding 5'-AMP-activated protein kinase subunit beta-1a: MGNTSSERAAMGQGDKAQRRDSRGTKDGGGPKILMDSPEDADIFHGEDMKAPLEKEEFLAWQQDLEADDKGPTLDRPTVFRWTGDGKEVYLSGSFNNWVNKIPLIRSQNTFVAIVDLPEGEHQYKFYVDGQWTHDPTEPVVTSQLGTVNNIIQVKKTDFEVFDALMVDSQKCSDMSDLSSSPPGPYHQDAYVPKTEEKIKSPPILPPHLLQVILNKDTGISCDPALLPEPNHVMLNHLYALSIKDGVMVLSATHRYKKKYVTTLLYKPI; this comes from the exons ATGGGGAATACAAGCAGCGAGAGGGCTGCCATGGGCCAGGGGGACAAGGCTCAGCGGAGGGACAGCCGAGGTACCAAGGACGGAGGGGGGCCAAAAATCCTGATGGACAGCCCCGAGGACGCAGATATTTTTCACGGTGAAGACATGAAA GCTCCTTTAGAGAAAGAGGAGTTCCTTGCATGGCAGCAAGACTTGGAAGCAGATGACAAAGGGCCAACTCTAGACCGACCGACAGTCTTTCGCTGGACCGGAGACGGCAAGGAGGTCTACCTCTCTGGATCCTTCAACAACTGGGTCAACAAGATTCCCCTCATTAGAAG CCAGAACACCTTTGTGGCCATTGTGGATCTACCTGAAGGGGAGCATCAGTACAAGTTTTACGTGGACGGCCAGTGGACCCACGACCCAACTGAG CCAGTTGTAACCAGTCAGCTCGGGACAGTCAACAATATCATCCAGGTGAAGAAAACTGACTTTGAGGTGTTTGATGCTCTAATGGTGGACTCGCAGAAATGCTCTGACATGTCAG ACCTCTCCAGTTCTCCTCCCGGGCCGTATCATCAGGATGCCTATGTTCCTAAAACGGAAGAGAAGATTAAGTCTCCACCCATACTCCCACCTCACCTGCTACAGGTCATCCTCAACAAAGACACTGGCATTTCT TGTGACCCTGCATTACTCCCAGAacccaaccatgtcatgctcaACCACCTCTACGCTCTTTCCATTAAG GATGGAGTGATGGTGCTCAGTGCGACACATCGCTACAAGAAGAAGTATGTCACCACCTTGCTATATAAACCCATCtga